A DNA window from Helianthus annuus cultivar XRQ/B chromosome 15, HanXRQr2.0-SUNRISE, whole genome shotgun sequence contains the following coding sequences:
- the LOC118487539 gene encoding uncharacterized protein LOC118487539, producing the protein MTFLRLHLHEDLKRENRTVENPFELWKNIQERFDHLKLVFLSKTRYKWVHLRLRDHRTVSEYNSALLRITSELELCGEQITDKDMIEQTISTFHLSNMLLAQQYRERNFTKYSELISCLLVAEQNNKLILQNH; encoded by the coding sequence ATGACATTCCTTCGCCTTCATCTTCATGAAGACCTAAAGAGGGAAAACCGTACTGTCGAGAACCCTTTTGAGTTATGGAAAAACATTCAAGAAAGATTTGACCACCTGAAGTTGGTCTTCCTCTCTAAAACTCGCTACAAGTGGGTTCATTTAAGGCTACGAGACCATAGGACTGTTAGTGAGTACAACTCTGCCCTTCTTCGCATCACCTCTGAGCTTGAATTATGTGGTGAACAAATCACCGACAAAGACATGATTGAGCAAACTATCTCAACGTTCCATTTATCCAACATGCTCCTGGCGCAGCAGTACAGGGAACGTAATTTTACAAAATATTCTGAGCTCATATCATGTTTGTTGGTCGCGGAACAAAACAACAAGCTCATACTACAAAATCATTAA